In the Henningerozyma blattae CBS 6284 chromosome 8, complete genome genome, one interval contains:
- the TBLA0H03100 gene encoding uncharacterized protein, with the protein MQYKNTLAIAALASSAMAAYKPSEPWSTLTPDSKYANAMSDYTGSFGIAVVPMTASTAKAKRDAVSQIGDGQIQAATTTTKTEAPKQTAAAVSQIGDGQIQATTKTEAPKQTAAAVSQIGDGQIQATTKTEAPKQTAAAVSQIGDGQIQATTRKTTTLDGKSFSATATKAESTTSTASTSSAQSSEDAFFESQACKNNGTLTMTLKNGILTDAKGRVGSIVSNRQFQFDGPPPQAGAIYAAGWSITPKGNLAIGSNDVFYQCLSGNFYNLYDENQGEQCTKVYLQAVELVSC; encoded by the coding sequence ATGCAATACAAAAACACTTTAGCTATCGCTGCCTTAGCCTCTTCTGCCATGGCTGCCTACAAGCCATCTGAACCATGGTCCACTTTGACTCCAGACTCTAAATACGCCAATGCCATGTCAGACTACACAGGCTCTTTCGGTATTGCTGTTGTTCCAATGACTGCCTCTACTGCTAAAGCTAAGAGAGATGCTGTCTCTCAAATCGGTGATGGCCAAATCCAAGCTGCTACCACCACTACCAAGACTGAAGCTCCAAAGCAAACTGCTGCTGCTGTCTCTCAAATCGGTGATGGTCAAATCCAAGCTACTACCAAGACTGAAGCTCCAAAGCAAACTGCTGCTGCTGTCTCTCAAATCGGTGATGGCCAAATCCAAGCTACTACCAAGACTGAAGCTCCAAAGCAAACTGCCGCTGCTGTCTCTCAAATCGGTGATGGCCAAATCCAAGCTACTACAAGAAAGACTACCACTTTAGACGGTAAATCATTCTCTGCCACTGCTACTAAAGCTGAATCTACAACATCTACCGCTTCTACTTCTTCCGCCCAATCATCAGAAGATGCTTTCTTCGAATCTCAAGCCTGCAAGAACAATGGCACTTTAACTATGACTTTAAAGAACGGTATCTTAACCGATGCTAAGGGTAGAGTCGGTTCTATCGTCTCTAACAGACAATTCCAATTCGATGGTCCACCACCACAAGCCGGTGCCATCTACGCTGCTGGTTGGTCCATCACTCCAAAGGGTAACTTGGCCATTGGTTCCAATGATGTCTTCTACCAATGTTTGTCTGGTaacttttataatttatatgatGAAAACCAAGGGGAACAATGTACCAAGGTCTACCTACAAGCTGTTGAATTAGTTTCTTGTTAA
- the TBLA0H03090 gene encoding uncharacterized protein: MPKFSNSFTTVNKEEFKWHSVKHIDRRQFKNVCKNSFEKLGHKTKFVSKGLCSKTSITHENKVLGSGFFEKLTGETFIEQDQDKYFHLSSSLEGQRNKLKNKIKKLSVYFSLDSNSEEESNYNRPSDSESNCYNESYSSQETLKNETAISTEQKSPVSLDRSKRDSNDQEKQEDPKCQGTEEDSKFQGAIEEATFSQEKKDASDHKQEYSAYNNINEDVLEGLQVKKESKSLNSPGEVPDMFQSRRKPSVPVKSLVNDVLNYLDGLEAQSEEVSREFRIISTDDNGFMKQPDFFKDEPGLQGVTSRTCFETRNSYAALNKGQKIQLMKNNKVCAFTKYSKTSTSNAIYIHKNEISHVESLLNKLQGFPEDDSLNSGLNTGEPEYSNIYEYYKFKLLSHSLSYLRRKSTTSDDPFYKYEYKKRVLRRHCLVTNPMY; encoded by the coding sequence ATGCCAAAATTTTCCAATAGTTTTACTACTGTTAACAAGGAAGAATTTAAGTGGCATTCTGTGAAACATATTGATCGGAGGCAATTCAAAAACGTTTGCAAAAATTCCTTCGAAAAACTAGGTcacaaaacaaaatttgtGTCAAAGGGTTTATGCTCTAAAACAAGTATTACCCACGAGAATAAAGTCCTTGGCTCAGGCTTTTTCGAAAAGTTGACTGGAGAGACATTTATTGAGCAGGATCAAGACAAATATTTCCACTTATCCTCTTCTTTGGAGGGTCAAAGGAATAAGTTGAagaacaaaattaaaaaattaagtgTATACTTTTCCTTAGATTCAAACTCCGAAGAGGAGTCTAACTATAATAGACCTTCAGATTCGGAAAGTAATTGCTATAATGAATCGTATAGTTCTCAGGAAACCTTAAAAAACGAGACAGCAATAAGTACAGAACAAAAATCTCCAGTTTCGTTAGATAGGAGTAAAAGGGACTCCAATGATCAAGAGAAACAAGAAGACCCAAAATGCCAAGGGACGGAAGAAGATTCAAAGTTTCAAGGTGCAATTGAAGAAGCAACTTTTTCTCAAGAGAAAAAAGATGCCTCAGACCATAAACAAGAATATTCAGCATATAATAACATAAACGAAGATGTATTGGAAGGCTTACAAGTGAAGAAAGAAAGTAAATCACTAAATTCGCCAGGAGAAGTTCCTGATATGTTTCAAAGCAGGCGAAAGCCATCAGTGCCAGTGAAAAGTCTAGTTAATGATGTATTGAACTATTTAGATGGCTTAGAAGCACAATCAGAAGAAGTATCGAGAGAATTCCGTATAATATCTACAGACGATAATGGGTTTATGAAACAGCCCGATTTCTTTAAAGATGAGCCTGGGCTACAAGGAGTAACTTCGCGTACTTGCTTTGAAACAAGAAATAGTTACGCTGCTTTAAACAAAGGCCAAAAAATTCagttaatgaaaaataataaggtTTGTGcctttacaaaatattcgAAAACATCGACATCAAACGCTATATACATCCATAAAAATGAGATTAGTCATGTGGAATCTTTATTGAACAAACTTCAAGGTTTTCCAGAAGATGATTCGTTAAATTCTGGCCTTAACACCGGGGAGCCTGAATATTCcaatatatatgaatattacAAGT
- the PUS5 gene encoding pseudouridine synthase PUS5 (similar to Saccharomyces cerevisiae PUS5 (YLR165C); ancestral locus Anc_8.380): MENIPKALFPRVPLIFDCVNYMIVNKPYAVLAQPGATKKRLPNGQLEVVKHPYPDILSLIRDQYGSGIRHLGEWKTVHRIDKCVTGGMLITKNENAVKMFSRNLKKGGNTGYKISRKYVALLEGTPTQSTRPSGIIGSKVMQTRYKRFDDNCIIFELLTGKKHQLRLQCQKFFRQPILNDKKYGAGLVNGAPLDQIALHSAFISTVVGFQKRGHHIPMVFNNDGNLWDSKYVDLKGNFIPEIQALLEENWDDEMAYK; this comes from the coding sequence ATGGAAAATATACCTAAAGCTTTGTTTCCTAGAGTTCCATTGATATTTGACTGTGTCAACTATATGATTGTTAATAAGCCTTATGCTGTTTTAGCTCAACCAGGCGCAACCAAAAAGAGATTGCCAAATGGTCAATTAGAAGTTGTTAAGCATCCATATCCAGATATTCTATCTCTCATAAGAGATCAATACGGCTCTGGAATACGACATCTAGGGGAATGGAAGACTGTCCATAGAATAGATAAATGTGTTACGGGTGGGATGCTTATAactaaaaatgaaaatgctGTAAAGATGTTTAGTAGAAACCTTAAAAAAGGTGGAAATACTGGTTATAAAATCAGTAGAAAATATGTTGCATTATTGGAAGGAACTCCAACCCAGTCTACGAGGCCTTCTGGTATTATAGGTTCTAAAGTAATGCAAACTAGATACAAAAGATTTGATGATAactgtattatttttgaattattgaCTGGTAAAAAGCATCAGCTTAGACTTCAATGTCAAAAGTTTTTTCGCCAGCCCATATTAAACGACAAGAAATATGGGGCAGGTCTCGTAAATGGGGCACCTCTAGATCAAATAGCGTTACATTCTGCCTTTATTTCAACAGTTGTTGGATTTCAAAAAAGGGGGCATCACATCCCGATGGTATTCAATAATGACGGCAATTTGTGGGATTCAAAATATGTTGATTTAAAAGGCAATTTTATACCTGAAATACAAGCCTTGTTAGAAGAAAATTGGGATGATGAGATGGCTTATAAATAG
- the NVJ3 gene encoding Nvj3p (similar to Saccharomyces cerevisiae YDR179W-A; ancestral locus Anc_8.379) produces MSILYNTTSKLISKYQKNLPSKNVRLNSDSRQFSNSSNDKNTLNITDHGIINIPDEIIDIPFKSKYPKNSKQYLTELCKSVYPKELHPTINSLDSDVDLAIHAFMSLIVKNYVTYWYGRKIPTEDNEFIIKIFNLIQDIITRGSKNFDGNLNITHKYEALLFDDIPYIISEHFNSMKKCKIAIQSQNRNSKSILEMYSQLTCYNSKDYPGKITILIKPILMNDSCSTLQSTFFDSLLDDFLMGRIWCSISHPYYLIKGINKICYKINSKKKTSKQEEYAKKNNNKYEDNNLAIIISQVYLKFLQITQFFWFLICLFKSNDSQSSNDILKKPKNESSIVHRYIFNFILIDTLKLNNKKPLIFFVLQIIRKLIIHFKQINNNLQTHINMLIYSKLCSKRTVYNSIDMIRTLMFPNDNSMGPRTIIPEGKDWEIFKTECASDIWDIILNYKLNIFLNIKKDEITEFIELLTIEPECNAILYYRLLDCILAYQCDQENDTVNYL; encoded by the coding sequence ATGtcaattttatataatacaaCCTCAAAACTTATATCCAAGtatcaaaagaatttaCCATCGAAGAATGTAAGATTGAATTCTGATTCAAGACAATTTTCGAACAGTAGTAATGACAAAaatactttaaatattacCGATCATggaattataaatatacctgatgaaataattgatattcCATTTAAATCCAAATATCCAAAAAACTCAAAACAATACCTGACTGAATTATGTAAATCTGTTTATCCAAAAGAATTGCATCCAACAATAAATTCCCTGGATTCTGACGTTGATTTAGCCATTCATGCATTTATGTCTCTTATTGTTAAAAATTATGTAACATATTGGTATGGAAGAAAAATTCCTACTGAGGAcaatgaatttattattaaaatatttaatttaattcaagatattattacaagaggttcaaaaaattttgatggtaatttaaatataaccCATAAATATGAGGCtcttttatttgatgatattccgtatattatttctgaacattttaattcaatgaAGAAATGTAAAATAGCAATTCAATCCCAAAATCGAAATTCAAAATCGATCTTGGAAATGTATTCACAATTAACTTGTTATAATTCTAAAGACTATCCAGGcaaaataacaattttaatcaAGCCAATATTGATGAATGATTCATGCTCTACTTTACAATCCACATTTTTTGACTCTTTATTagatgattttttaatggGTAGAATCTGGTGTTCTATTTCCCATccttattatttgattaaaggaattaataaaatctgttataaaataaattctaaaaaaaaaacatctaaacaagaagaatatgccaaaaaaaataataataagtacgaagataataatttagcCATAATTATTTCGCAAGtatatttaaagtttttaCAAATCACtcaatttttttggtttttgatctgtttatttaaatctaatGACAGCCAGTCttctaatgatattttaaaaaaaccTAAAAATGAATCTTCAATAGTTCACcgatatattttcaattttatattaattgacactttgaaattgaataataagaaacctttaatattttttgttttacaaataatacgaaaattaataattcatttcaaacaaattaataataatttacaaacCCATATAAATATGCTAATCTATAGCAAATTATGTTCCAAAAGAACTGTGtataattcaattgatatGATTAGAACATTAATGTTTCCAAACGATAATAGTATGGGACCGAGAACAATCATACCTGAAGGTAAAGATTGGgaaatattcaaaacaGAATGTGCCAGTGATATTTGGGACATAATTCTAAACtataaattgaatatttttttgaatataaagaaagaCGAAATTACTGAATTTATTGAACTACTAACAATAGAGCCTGAATGCAATGccatattatattatagatTACTTGATTGCATTCTTGCTTATCAATGTGatcaagaaaatgataCGGTAAACTATTTATAA
- the NGG1 gene encoding histone acetyltransferase NGG1 (similar to Saccharomyces cerevisiae NGG1 (YDR176W); ancestral locus Anc_8.374), whose translation MSQQKRKNHLTGQNSVNADNMQINEQQADIGKSSKKIEQPNLFNENDSDILIESIIDLTNNTENPELDTLSRLEKKLELLQVLLKNVSKSDSTFILELESQRDVLQPKLSSENNNIGKIEKNDEFTKSNIEENEAIKEKNAKNNEDALEQNNVKNTENEVEEEDKQKKSMSPEEVARMENDPSVQNPKAEFVVSQTLPAAAAALGLFNESSLAATGEEALRKKYAVASYPARDLKETLPGPIPDGDFTGPKPTNQIQFATFLASVEPYYKPFADEDLRFLQESNILPSELKNSQNYDPDVTPYIIPKLGIPQSQPINNGHSTSSFNNGTSSINDLKNKSANQSNVTSAVTGNSELVVNSNTKNADKASKSSNTVVATEKESIANLRKDSLPHGNYTTDMDESVLESENKVSCGPLVSRLLAAVMHVPSTSEQNWKVQGKLETSSSVAVTPLNGTSPVKKEDDDGDHDMEQDLADDETNPNLALEHGFESLFAKVPQPGRGWPNSLNMDYQTLDDRLQNELKYVGIYLNLPRDENGHQREIDWVSGREDDEISAELRSLQKVLKQVSHRTKKRKKILQPIVKKRLAWQEYWNIKEDLDKQLDQAYIKRIRVPKKRKKHHSSTPNTTTHPSISHMAQQKAANSSLKSLIDKRSRWINKIGPLFDKEEVMLRIAKESIFSNMDEPEEEEDEEPYI comes from the coding sequence ATGAGCcaacaaaaaagaaaaaatcacCTGACTGGTCAAAACAGTGTTAATGCAGATAATATGCAAATCAATGAGCAACAGGCTGATATTGGAAAGTCATCTAAAAAGATTGAACAGCCAAacttatttaatgaaaatgatagtgatatattaattgaaagTATTATTGACTTGACAAATAATACTGAAAATCCTGAATTAGATACTCTATCTAGGctcgaaaaaaaattagaattactTCAAGTACTATTGAAGAATGTTTCAAAAAGTGATTCAACTTTTATCTTAGAATTGGAATCACAAAGAGATGTTTTACAGCCTAAGCTATCatcagaaaataataacattggaaaaatagaaaaaaatgatgaattcaCTAAAAgtaatattgaagaaaatgagGCTATTAAGGAAAAGAAtgctaaaaataatgaagatgcCTTAGAACAGAATAATGTAAAGAATACCGAAAATGAagtagaagaagaagataagCAGAAGAAGTCAATGTCACCCGAAGAGGTAGCTCGTATGGAAAATGATCCATCTGTTCAGAATCCTAAAGCTGAGTTTGTAGTGTCCCAAACATTAccagcagcagcagcagccTTGGGTCTATTTAATGAATCATCTCTAGCAGCAACAGGTGAAGAAGCACttcgaaaaaaatatgcCGTAGCAAGTTATCCAGCACgagatttaaaagaaacaTTACCAGGCCCAATTCCAGATGGTGATTTTACTGGTCCAAAGCCAACTAATCAAATCCAATTTGCCACATTCTTAGCATCTGTAGAGCCATATTATAAACCCTTTGCGGATGAAGATCTTCGATTTCTTCAAGAGTCAAATATTTTGCCTtctgaattgaaaaattctcaAAACTATGATCCCGACGTTACTCCATACATTATTCCAAAATTGGGTATACCACAATCTCAACCTATCAATAATGGACACTCTACctcttcatttaataatggcACATCATCtataaatgatttaaaaaataaatcgGCAAATCAAAGCAATGTTACTTCAGCTGTAACTGGCAATTCAGAATTAGTTGTTAATAGCAATACAAAGAATGCTGATAAAGCTAGTAAATCATCCAATACAGTGGTGGCAACAGAAAAGGAATCAATTGCTAATCTGCGAAAGGATTCATTACCACATGGTAATTATACGACAGATATGGACGAGTCTGTATTGGAAtctgaaaataaagtatCTTGTGGTCCCTTAGTTTCAAGATTGTTGGCTGCAGTAATGCATGTACCGTCGACCTCAGAACAGAACTGGAAAGTGCAAGGTAAACTGGAAACTTCCTCATCAGTGGCAGTAACACCATTAAATGGCACAAGTCCtgtaaaaaaagaagatgatgatggtgATCACGATATGGAACAAGATCTGGCAGATGATGAAACCAATCCAAATCTCGCTCTTGAGCATGGATTTGAAAGTCTGTTTGCAAAAGTACCCCAGCCAGGAAGAGGTTGGCCTAATTCTTTGAATATGGATTATCAGACTCTAGATGACAGGCTTCAAAATGAGCTAAAATATGTTggtatatatttgaatcttCCAAGGGATGAAAATGGTCATCAACGTGAAATAGATTGGGTCAGTGGCCGTGAGGATGACGAAATCAGTGCCGAATTGCGGTCGCTACAAAAGGTTTTGAAGCAGGTTAGTCATCGTACTAAAAAACGTAAGAAAATTCTACAACCTATAGTGAAGAAAAGGCTAGCTTGGCAAGAGTATTGGAATATTAAGGAAGATTTAGATAAGCAGCTTGATCAGgcatatattaaaagaatcaGGGTtccaaagaaaagaaagaagcATCATTCAAGCACACCTAATACAACAACTCATCCAAGCATATCACATATGGCCCAGCAAAAAGCTGCAAACTCGAGTTTAAAATCTCTAATAGACAAAAGGTCCAGATGGATCAACAAAATCGGACCGTTATTTGACAAAGAAGAGGTTATGCTAAGGATAGCAAAAGAAAGCATATTCAGTAATATGGATGAACCtgaagaggaagaagatgaagaaccatatatttaa
- the RSM24 gene encoding mitochondrial 37S ribosomal protein mS35 (similar to Saccharomyces cerevisiae RSM24 (YDR175C); ancestral locus Anc_8.373), with product MFRGILTKPSSPFQLCMPVLRVSKISNSVQSRAFSSFLPTNNKETSTKKGITSSNKAKEILLQEKSTLPKFDFDELPSIAQDLVDQHREQRFYNRIAAYELPLLVKFRQEYIPPSTDSVLSFRYTTYPGEETTPGSVPAASKVVLTISMDKLKYSDKEKHKLAILSGTNYNPITKTFKFSCNKYQNKLENKYYLINIWNQLITELKDTSDMFEDVPIDKRYAQTIERRRKRKSGARSICAFPKEWERPEDAPKKLFNFFD from the coding sequence ATGTTTAGAGGTATCCTAACAAAACCTTCAAGTCCTTTTCAGCTATGCATGCCTGTTTTAAGGGTTAGCAAAATAAGTAATAGCGTTCAATCACGAGCCTTTTCAAGCTTTCTTccaactaataataaagaaacaTCTACTAAGAAAGGGATAACTTCTTCAAACAAAGCTAAAGAAATCTTACTGCAAGAAAAATCTACTCTTCCAAAATTTGATTTCGATGAATTACCATCTATTGCACAAGACTTGGTTGACCAACATCGTGAACAGAGATTTTATAATAGAATAGCTGCATATGAACTACCTCTCCTAGTAAAATTCCGTCAAGAATATATACCCCCTTCTACTGATTCAGTTCTTTCTTTTAGGTACACTACATACCCGGGAGAAGAAACAACTCCTGGTAGTGTCCCTGCAGCCAGTAAAGTGGTTCTTACAATTTCAATggataaattgaaatattctgATAAGGAGAAACATAAATTGGCTATACTTTCTGGTACCAACTACAACCCTATTACAAAAACTTTTAAGTTCAGTTGTAACAAGTaccaaaataaattagaaaataaatattatttaattaatatttggaatCAATTGATAACAGAATTAAAGGATACCTCTGATATGTTTGAAGACGTTCCAATAGACAAAAGATATGCACAAACTATTGAAAGAAGAAGGAAAAGGAAAAGCGGTGCAAGATCCATTTGTGCATTCCCAAAAGAGTGGGAAAGACCAGAGGATGCTCCTAAGAaactttttaatttctttgatTAA
- the UBC1 gene encoding E2 ubiquitin-conjugating protein UBC1 (similar to Saccharomyces cerevisiae UBC1 (YDR177W); ancestral locus Anc_8.375): protein MSRAKRIMKEMQAVKDDPAANITLDFVNESDIHHLKGSFLGPPGTPYEGGRFMIDIEVPMEYPFKPPKMKFDTKVYHPNISSVTGAICLDILKNAWSPVITLKSALISLQALLQSPEPNDPQDAEVAQHYLKDKEGFNKTARLWTQTYASEGGNIKGNVEEANLYGIDKDLIEEFESQGFEKDKIVEVLRRLGVKQLDPNDSVTVNKIVEELLR from the coding sequence ATGTCTAGAGCTAAAAGAATCATGAAAGAGATGCAGGCTGTCAAAGATGACCCTGCAGCTAATATTACATTAGATTTTGTAAACGAATCTGATATCCATCATTTAAAAGGGTCCTTCTTGGGTCCCCCAGGTACTCCATACGAAGGTGGAAGATTCATGATTGATATTGAAGTACCAATGGAATATCCTTTTAAACCACCAAAGATGAAATTCGATACTAAAGTTTACCatccaaatatttcttctgTTACAGGTGCTATTTGTTTAgatattctaaaaaatgCTTGGTCTCCTGTAATTACATTAAAATCTgcattaatatcattacaGGCCCTTTTACAATCTCCAGAACCAAATGACCCTCAAGATGCTGAAGTGGCTCAACATTATCTAAAGGATAAGGAAGGATTTAACAAGACTGCCAGATTATGGACACAGACCTATGCTTCTGAAGGTGGTAATATTAAAGGTAATGTTGAAGAAGCTAATTTATATGGCATTGACAAAGActtaattgaagaattcGAAAGTCAAGGGTTTGAAAAGGATAAGATTGTAGAAGTTTTAAGAAGATTAGGTGTCAAACAATTAGATCCAAATGATAGCGTAACTGTCAATAAGATTGTCGAAGAATTACTGAGATAA